The following are encoded in a window of Brevibacillus sp. DP1.3A genomic DNA:
- a CDS encoding aminopeptidase, which translates to MLDPRLTKLANVLVNYSTNVQPGDNVLIDAMEVDAALVKELVKAVSRAGGHSYVNLRESSISRQLFLAGTEEQFRLGAEMDKEQMEKMQACIIIEGGLNINEMSDVPDEQMKLATSFLKEVSLVRLKKKWVYLRYPTPSMAQLANKSTEAFEQFYFDVCTMDYAKMAKAMQPLKELMERTDRVKITGPGTELTFSIKGIPAIPCPGHYNIPDGEVFTAPVRDSVNGVITFNTPSPYQGFTFEKVRLEFVDGKIVNATANDTERLNNILDTDEGARYIGEFALGVHPVIREPMQDILFDEKIDGSFHFTPGRCYDEASNGNKSNIHWDMVMIQRPEYGGGEIWFDDHLIRRDGRFLLPELAPLNPENLK; encoded by the coding sequence ATGTTGGACCCACGTCTTACGAAGCTGGCGAATGTGCTGGTAAATTACTCTACAAATGTGCAGCCGGGAGATAACGTGCTGATCGATGCGATGGAGGTGGACGCCGCTCTGGTTAAGGAGCTCGTCAAAGCAGTTTCGCGAGCAGGCGGACATTCCTATGTGAACCTGCGTGAATCCTCGATTAGCCGTCAGTTATTTCTAGCGGGAACAGAGGAGCAATTCCGTTTAGGGGCAGAGATGGACAAAGAGCAAATGGAAAAAATGCAAGCGTGCATCATCATCGAAGGTGGGCTGAACATCAACGAAATGTCTGATGTCCCTGATGAGCAGATGAAGCTGGCTACGTCCTTTTTGAAAGAAGTAAGTCTCGTGCGTCTCAAAAAGAAATGGGTCTATCTCCGTTATCCGACGCCTTCCATGGCGCAGTTAGCGAATAAGAGTACAGAAGCGTTCGAACAGTTTTACTTCGATGTTTGCACAATGGACTATGCCAAAATGGCAAAAGCCATGCAGCCGCTCAAGGAGCTGATGGAGCGAACTGACCGCGTGAAAATCACGGGACCTGGCACAGAGCTGACCTTCTCGATCAAAGGCATTCCTGCGATTCCATGTCCGGGTCATTACAACATACCAGACGGTGAAGTATTTACGGCCCCTGTTCGTGATTCGGTGAACGGTGTCATCACATTTAACACGCCTTCGCCTTATCAAGGCTTTACCTTTGAGAAGGTACGGCTGGAGTTTGTGGACGGGAAGATCGTTAACGCCACAGCCAATGATACGGAGCGCTTGAACAACATTTTGGACACGGATGAAGGTGCCCGGTACATTGGAGAGTTTGCATTGGGGGTTCACCCGGTCATTCGGGAGCCCATGCAGGATATTTTATTCGATGAAAAAATCGACGGCAGCTTCCACTTTACCCCGGGACGATGCTATGACGAGGCATCCAACGGTAACAAGTCGAACATCCATTGGGACATGGTCATGATTCAACGCCCGGAGTACGGTGGCGGTGAGATTTGGTTCGATGACCACTTGATTCGCAGAGACGGACGTTTTCTTTTACCGGAGCTTGCACCACTTAACCCGGAAAACCTGAAATAA
- a CDS encoding dipeptidase, protein MTHVIDGHFDLLLDVAIQREHGRRKVIESDYLPDFVEGGVQTVVAAIYIDNKFLPEMGLRKALQQISALHAEADESPEKIMVCKSVSDIETAKQMGKIGFVLSLEGAEPLYNDLSMLRVFYELGVRLMGLVWSRRNFVGDGSHFSPVREGRKGGLTEFGIRVVEEAEAMGIIIDVSHLNDEGFWDLIEVARKPIIASHSNCRTLASSMRNLTDEQIRAIAFTNGVIGINGVNLFVADTDDQADIEHMINHVDHIVKLVGVEHVGLGLDIIEPFMKYDSPDMPIQAGRKEFDIVKGHTKVPELARALAKRGYKDEAIERILGKNFIRVFKDVWKS, encoded by the coding sequence ATGACACACGTAATCGATGGGCATTTTGACCTTTTGCTGGATGTTGCTATTCAACGCGAGCATGGTAGGCGAAAAGTAATAGAATCGGATTACTTACCTGATTTCGTGGAGGGTGGGGTTCAGACGGTTGTCGCAGCGATTTATATCGACAACAAATTCCTGCCGGAGATGGGCTTGAGAAAAGCACTGCAACAAATCAGCGCGTTGCACGCAGAGGCCGATGAATCGCCTGAGAAAATCATGGTTTGCAAAAGCGTGAGTGACATCGAGACCGCGAAGCAAATGGGGAAAATTGGTTTTGTGCTCTCTCTGGAAGGCGCGGAGCCGTTATATAATGATCTGAGTATGCTCCGTGTTTTTTACGAGCTGGGCGTGCGCCTTATGGGACTTGTGTGGAGCAGGCGGAATTTCGTTGGAGACGGCAGTCATTTTAGTCCGGTACGAGAAGGGCGCAAGGGCGGGCTCACAGAGTTCGGCATCCGCGTCGTCGAAGAGGCAGAAGCAATGGGCATCATCATTGATGTCAGTCATCTGAATGACGAAGGCTTCTGGGATCTGATCGAGGTAGCACGAAAGCCCATCATCGCTTCCCATTCCAATTGCCGGACATTAGCGAGCTCCATGCGCAATCTGACGGATGAGCAAATCAGAGCGATCGCATTCACCAACGGCGTAATCGGCATCAATGGTGTCAATCTGTTCGTAGCGGACACAGACGATCAGGCTGATATCGAGCACATGATCAACCACGTCGATCACATCGTGAAGCTGGTTGGGGTTGAGCACGTCGGACTGGGTCTGGACATTATCGAGCCATTTATGAAATACGATTCTCCAGATATGCCTATCCAAGCAGGACGCAAAGAGTTTGATATCGTAAAAGGACATACCAAGGTTCCAGAGCTTGCACGTGCCCTTGCCAAAAGAGGGTACAAGGATGAAGCGATTGAGCGTATTTTGGGCAAAAACTTCATTCGCGTGTTTAAGGACGTGTGGAAATCATAG
- a CDS encoding transcriptional regulator, with the protein MTITIAVISSEEFLPRILKHTHSIDCIQLTSYTYQNPKESAALLDQIHDCDVLLFAGPLPYFFAKEKVEQKKLPAVYIPIDEYTISLSLFHTLLNVPGGLDCISIDLPKAEYIEKVAEELGITSTPWYVKDYSEIIEEGGTRFDVEEIIQFHKEHWEQKQSHFALTGVDYVYSRLREMNIPSASLVSPDKTIRDAVHQAVAYGQLKISKNSQIAVGIAAIQQNDGPPVETQWQDATIILLQELLELVKETDASIQQLGLDQFIIYGTRGSIEQMIEYGKIMQVVGNVDLLAKVTVAIGFGFGLTAKEAEANARIAIYHAQKTNESSAYLVTDEKEVIGPLNTESKTFQLKSENKEVLEIAEKTGASVATITKIMQYVKLRRDNRFTASDLAEYLQISRRSSERTLKKLIEHQVVEVVGEEQPYQQGRPRAVYRLNHP; encoded by the coding sequence TTGACCATTACGATAGCGGTAATCTCTTCGGAAGAATTTTTGCCAAGGATCTTGAAGCATACCCATTCCATCGATTGCATTCAACTGACTTCGTATACATACCAGAACCCAAAAGAGAGCGCTGCGTTGCTTGATCAAATCCATGACTGCGACGTGCTGCTATTTGCTGGCCCACTTCCTTATTTTTTTGCCAAGGAAAAGGTAGAGCAAAAGAAGCTGCCTGCGGTGTACATCCCGATCGATGAATATACCATTTCCCTCTCGTTGTTTCATACCTTGCTAAACGTACCAGGAGGACTGGACTGCATCTCGATAGATTTGCCAAAAGCGGAGTATATTGAGAAGGTTGCGGAAGAATTGGGCATTACTTCTACGCCTTGGTATGTAAAAGACTACAGTGAGATTATTGAAGAAGGCGGGACGAGATTTGACGTGGAGGAGATTATTCAATTCCACAAGGAGCACTGGGAACAGAAACAGAGCCATTTTGCATTGACTGGCGTTGACTACGTATACAGTCGATTGCGTGAGATGAACATTCCTTCTGCGTCGCTCGTCAGTCCCGATAAAACTATTCGCGATGCCGTCCATCAAGCCGTTGCTTATGGTCAATTGAAAATTAGCAAAAATTCGCAGATAGCTGTGGGAATTGCCGCGATCCAGCAAAATGATGGTCCGCCAGTAGAAACACAATGGCAGGATGCGACGATCATTTTGCTGCAAGAGCTGCTGGAGCTCGTCAAAGAGACGGACGCTTCCATTCAACAATTGGGACTGGATCAATTCATCATCTATGGCACGAGAGGCAGCATCGAGCAAATGATTGAATACGGGAAGATCATGCAAGTAGTGGGAAATGTCGATCTGCTTGCCAAAGTGACGGTTGCCATCGGGTTTGGTTTTGGCCTAACCGCGAAAGAAGCCGAAGCCAACGCGCGCATTGCGATTTATCATGCTCAGAAAACAAATGAAAGCAGTGCGTATTTGGTGACGGATGAAAAAGAAGTGATCGGTCCGTTGAATACCGAATCGAAGACGTTCCAATTAAAGAGCGAGAACAAGGAAGTGCTGGAAATCGCGGAGAAGACTGGCGCAAGTGTCGCTACCATCACGAAAATTATGCAGTATGTCAAGCTTCGCCGCGATAACCGCTTCACCGCTTCAGATTTAGCCGAGTACCTCCAGATCAGTCGCCGAAGCTCAGAAAGAACCTTGAAAAAACTGATCGAGCACCAGGTCGTAGAGGTCGTCGGAGAAGAACAGCCGTATCAGCAAGGACGCCCTCGGGCTGTGTATCGCCTTAATCATCCATGA
- a CDS encoding ABC transporter substrate-binding protein, with protein sequence MLSERLKGQICSVLLMGVLVFSIVGCSSAPTPATDGKQANQPAKNSQPKKGGTITMGYQMEPDTLDPQKTSMPAGNFIGGMLGGALLILDPVTFELKPHLAESYTISDDGKTMTFKIRPGVKFHDGTPLTAEVFKQSYERALDPKTASPVTGPDVSSIKSISAPDDSTLIFHLDEPSASLLSNLSYSGYQQPISIEARNKYGNELGRNPVGVGPWKFESWKTGESITLVRNDEYKWVAPFALNQGPVRPDKFVLKFIQDDQTMMAALDSGTIDIATVPPKDAKKYKDHKDFTVLEGMQPTENFIGMNLENEILQDVRVRKALNLAINKDALIIADLQGEGVPVYGPIPPTMIGYDAAVEQYGYKYNTEQARQLLDEAGWNLNAQGIREKDGKTLSLKMLIENTNPGHQLVQSMFKEIGVELHIQKYESATAHEQVLKGEFDLFSTGHGSVDPDILNLLLHSSQIGGLNFFRLSDQQLDNLLDKGRTTTDQAQRQKIFADIQKRIVEQAYWIPLYSAKTFVVVSNRIQGVKPNPLASLIIQDMWVNE encoded by the coding sequence ATGCTATCAGAACGGTTAAAGGGCCAAATATGCAGCGTTTTACTCATGGGTGTACTCGTCTTTTCCATCGTTGGCTGTAGCTCTGCTCCCACTCCGGCTACAGATGGGAAGCAAGCAAATCAACCAGCAAAAAACTCCCAGCCCAAAAAGGGAGGGACGATCACCATGGGCTACCAAATGGAGCCTGATACGCTGGACCCGCAAAAGACGTCAATGCCAGCGGGGAATTTTATTGGGGGCATGTTGGGGGGAGCTTTGCTGATCCTCGATCCCGTTACGTTTGAGTTGAAACCGCATCTCGCTGAATCGTACACGATCTCGGACGACGGCAAGACCATGACGTTCAAGATACGTCCTGGTGTGAAGTTTCATGATGGAACACCGCTCACTGCGGAAGTTTTTAAACAAAGCTATGAACGCGCACTCGATCCAAAAACAGCCTCACCGGTTACAGGACCGGATGTATCTTCGATCAAATCCATTTCAGCTCCTGATGATTCCACATTGATCTTTCATTTGGATGAGCCCTCCGCTTCGTTACTTTCTAACTTATCATATAGCGGCTACCAGCAACCCATTTCCATAGAGGCACGAAACAAATACGGAAATGAGCTGGGACGCAATCCTGTCGGGGTAGGTCCGTGGAAATTCGAGAGCTGGAAAACAGGCGAATCGATCACACTGGTACGAAACGACGAGTATAAGTGGGTAGCTCCTTTTGCTCTGAATCAAGGACCTGTAAGACCTGACAAGTTCGTACTGAAATTTATTCAAGACGACCAGACCATGATGGCTGCTCTCGACAGTGGGACGATTGATATTGCCACTGTACCCCCGAAAGACGCGAAGAAGTACAAGGATCACAAAGATTTTACGGTGTTGGAAGGGATGCAGCCTACGGAGAACTTTATTGGGATGAATCTGGAAAATGAAATCCTGCAGGATGTCCGCGTGAGAAAGGCACTGAACCTGGCGATCAACAAAGATGCATTGATCATAGCGGATTTGCAAGGAGAGGGGGTGCCTGTCTACGGACCGATCCCGCCTACGATGATCGGATACGATGCGGCAGTAGAGCAATACGGCTACAAGTACAATACTGAGCAAGCCAGACAACTGCTGGATGAAGCAGGATGGAATCTGAACGCGCAAGGGATAAGGGAAAAGGATGGGAAAACGCTCAGTCTGAAGATGCTCATCGAAAATACAAATCCCGGGCATCAGCTGGTGCAAAGCATGTTCAAAGAGATTGGTGTCGAATTGCATATCCAAAAGTATGAATCGGCGACAGCTCATGAACAGGTACTGAAGGGCGAGTTCGATTTATTCTCAACGGGTCATGGCAGCGTCGATCCAGATATTTTGAACTTGTTACTGCATTCGAGTCAGATCGGGGGATTGAATTTCTTTCGCCTCAGTGATCAACAGCTCGATAACCTGCTAGATAAAGGACGAACAACAACAGATCAAGCGCAGCGCCAAAAGATTTTTGCAGATATTCAAAAAAGAATCGTGGAACAGGCCTATTGGATTCCACTCTATTCCGCAAAAACATTCGTGGTCGTCAGTAACCGGATTCAAGGCGTCAAGCCAAATCCATTAGCATCCTTGATTATTCAGGATATGTGGGTGAACGAGTAA
- a CDS encoding serine hydrolase, which produces MRQQGWSVEWEELVEKEMREGRVPGFVMGVNLNGQSLLRKSFGYRDREKELEITPDTVMGLASVTKSFTCMAIMQLQEAKKLSVHDPVIKYLPEFRTPDRQKTERMTIHHFMTHTTGIPPLPIDHLAIRNSMLEDMAEEDNPIHRYLKKEYQKPIYTFEELMEALALAEYELVGSPGELFSYSNDCYSLLGAVIARVSGKSYDVYVKEHILEPADMKSSTFLLSDLPHLPDVTTIYHFKESNGVSEIYPDPNWEDGLLVAASGHLNSTVHDMLNYAEIFRTGGCVGKERILSEESVKQMIYPHVENSYSRYYGYGLSIQPDYYGGTLIKHGGAIKGVAAHLAIVPERGITSMALANLTGSPVDKATLTALHAVEGRPLNTPQYQFETYSVPLSQLEEYVGRYASGEGMDIIVYVVEDVLMMIDKTLEAFGGKQLNYLLRPIGEHQFITEREGSELTVGFVKGEDGSVKAMSLYYRIIPRVAATEGSRV; this is translated from the coding sequence ATGAGACAGCAAGGCTGGTCAGTAGAGTGGGAAGAGCTGGTTGAAAAAGAAATGAGGGAAGGTAGAGTTCCGGGCTTTGTCATGGGTGTGAATTTGAATGGGCAGAGCCTGCTTCGCAAAAGCTTTGGCTACCGGGATCGTGAAAAGGAACTCGAAATCACTCCTGATACCGTGATGGGTTTGGCCTCCGTTACGAAGTCCTTTACATGCATGGCGATCATGCAGCTACAGGAAGCGAAAAAGCTCTCTGTTCATGATCCAGTGATCAAATACCTCCCTGAGTTTCGTACCCCGGATCGTCAAAAAACAGAGCGGATGACGATCCACCATTTTATGACGCACACGACGGGCATACCGCCCCTGCCGATTGATCACCTGGCGATCCGCAACTCCATGCTCGAAGACATGGCTGAAGAGGATAACCCGATTCACCGTTACTTGAAAAAGGAGTACCAGAAACCGATCTATACGTTCGAAGAGCTGATGGAAGCTCTTGCCCTGGCGGAATATGAGTTGGTGGGCTCTCCAGGAGAATTGTTCAGCTATTCGAATGATTGCTATTCTCTCCTGGGAGCGGTCATAGCCAGAGTGAGTGGGAAGTCGTATGACGTGTATGTCAAAGAGCATATTTTGGAACCAGCAGACATGAAGAGCAGTACCTTTCTTCTGAGCGATCTGCCACACCTACCGGATGTCACCACCATCTATCATTTTAAAGAGAGCAATGGCGTATCCGAGATTTACCCTGATCCAAATTGGGAGGATGGGCTACTCGTAGCAGCTTCGGGGCATTTGAATTCAACAGTGCATGACATGTTAAACTACGCTGAAATATTCCGTACGGGCGGATGTGTGGGTAAGGAACGGATTTTATCCGAGGAGAGCGTCAAACAAATGATCTATCCGCATGTCGAGAATAGCTACAGCAGGTACTACGGCTATGGCTTATCCATTCAACCCGACTACTATGGAGGTACCTTGATCAAGCACGGTGGAGCGATCAAAGGTGTCGCGGCCCATTTAGCGATTGTTCCGGAGCGGGGGATTACCTCTATGGCTTTGGCCAATTTGACCGGAAGTCCTGTCGACAAAGCCACACTGACAGCACTCCATGCCGTAGAAGGACGTCCATTGAATACGCCACAGTATCAATTCGAGACATATAGCGTTCCTCTTTCCCAATTAGAAGAGTATGTCGGTCGATACGCTAGTGGGGAAGGAATGGATATCATCGTATATGTGGTAGAGGATGTCCTGATGATGATAGATAAGACGTTGGAAGCGTTTGGTGGAAAACAACTGAACTATCTATTGCGACCAATTGGAGAGCATCAATTTATCACCGAGAGAGAGGGAAGTGAGCTGACAGTTGGCTTTGTAAAAGGCGAAGACGGCTCTGTAAAAGCCATGTCGCTCTATTATCGAATCATTCCACGAGTAGCAGCTACGGAGGGGAGTCGCGTATGA
- a CDS encoding mandelate racemase/muconate lactonizing enzyme family protein, whose protein sequence is MKITSVKVHAIRLPLKRPFIIAYASYEDMPSIIVKVETDNGLVGLGEAVPDQNVTGETWESTYTMLVHNLAPIVIGENPFDIERIHEKMNQAVWGAPAAKAAIDIACYDLMGKAAGQPVYHFLGGKYHTTLSFPYVLSILEPEVMAAEAKQAVAAGYDSIKIKVGADLRTDIQRIRAVRQAVGPDVGLRVDANQGWENRANSLLVMKQIEDCHIDWMEQPVLADDLDALADIRRQTTTPIMVDEGLHGTKEMREVIAKKAADKVNIKLMKSGGIYPALKLVNQAEMAGMECQIGSMLESSIGSAAGAHLSLAKKNIISNELAGPTIISRDVAELMIHGSQIVVTDQPGLGVELDEAVLADITDKSEQVIGAKRQPV, encoded by the coding sequence ATGAAAATAACGTCTGTAAAGGTTCATGCCATAAGGTTGCCGCTAAAACGCCCATTTATTATCGCGTATGCCTCATATGAGGATATGCCGTCCATTATTGTAAAAGTGGAGACAGACAATGGCTTGGTCGGACTAGGCGAAGCGGTACCGGATCAAAATGTCACCGGAGAGACGTGGGAGTCTACTTATACGATGCTCGTTCATAACCTGGCGCCTATTGTGATCGGTGAGAATCCGTTTGATATCGAGAGAATCCATGAGAAGATGAACCAGGCTGTTTGGGGAGCCCCAGCAGCAAAAGCCGCCATCGATATCGCTTGCTATGATCTGATGGGCAAGGCGGCTGGTCAACCTGTTTATCATTTCTTGGGTGGAAAATATCACACGACTCTTTCCTTCCCATATGTGTTAAGTATTTTAGAGCCAGAGGTCATGGCAGCTGAAGCTAAGCAAGCAGTGGCAGCTGGGTATGACTCGATCAAAATAAAGGTGGGTGCTGATCTTCGGACAGATATCCAGCGAATCCGGGCTGTTCGGCAGGCAGTTGGCCCTGACGTAGGGCTGCGGGTGGACGCCAACCAAGGTTGGGAGAACCGTGCGAACTCCTTGCTAGTTATGAAACAGATCGAGGATTGTCACATTGATTGGATGGAGCAACCTGTCTTGGCAGATGATCTCGATGCTTTGGCGGATATTCGCAGGCAAACGACTACTCCAATTATGGTAGACGAGGGACTGCACGGGACGAAGGAAATGCGGGAAGTCATCGCGAAGAAAGCTGCAGATAAAGTAAACATCAAACTGATGAAAAGTGGAGGGATTTATCCTGCTCTCAAATTGGTGAATCAAGCGGAAATGGCCGGGATGGAGTGTCAGATCGGTTCGATGCTGGAGTCCTCGATTGGCAGTGCGGCTGGTGCACATTTGTCGCTTGCGAAAAAGAATATCATTTCCAACGAATTGGCAGGACCGACGATCATTTCGCGGGATGTAGCCGAGCTCATGATTCACGGAAGCCAAATTGTCGTGACAGATCAGCCAGGCCTAGGTGTAGAGCTAGACGAAGCGGTGCTTGCCGACATAACGGATAAGTCAGAGCAGGTCATCGGAGCGAAGCGGCAACCCGTATAG
- a CDS encoding N-acetyltransferase: protein MQNTRIEIVETLTESQLQMIKAMEQEAFGVHGAIDEWVLVPLARHGCVALFMEAEEEYPVGVCQLLRDFRQPDKCYMYGYYIRADRKGMGYGFSFLNRLLEQLREDGFRQICLTVSPDNTGAVGLYQKAGFAVIERRIAEYGSGNDRYYMVKTL from the coding sequence ATGCAAAATACGCGCATAGAAATCGTAGAGACATTGACAGAAAGCCAGCTTCAGATGATCAAGGCAATGGAGCAGGAGGCTTTTGGCGTACATGGAGCGATTGATGAATGGGTGCTCGTACCACTCGCGAGGCATGGCTGCGTTGCACTTTTCATGGAAGCGGAGGAGGAGTATCCTGTCGGAGTATGCCAGCTTTTGAGGGATTTCCGTCAGCCGGACAAGTGCTACATGTATGGGTATTACATCCGAGCAGATCGTAAAGGGATGGGGTATGGGTTCTCTTTCTTGAACCGATTGCTGGAGCAGCTGCGTGAGGATGGGTTTCGTCAGATTTGCCTGACCGTAAGCCCTGATAATACTGGAGCAGTCGGACTCTATCAAAAAGCAGGCTTTGCGGTTATCGAGAGACGGATTGCGGAATATGGTAGTGGAAACGATCGCTATTATATGGTGAAAACGCTATAG
- a CDS encoding GIY-YIG nuclease family protein, whose translation MNREELKQLYKESETQAGVYQIKNTENQKVWISATRNLKTMNGKLFTLKMGSHINKQLQQEWNEYGEEAFVFEGLEVLKKKEDGFFDEKDALKKLEQKWLDQLQPYGERGYNQEKKKEQ comes from the coding sequence ATGAATCGAGAAGAACTGAAACAACTGTATAAAGAATCAGAAACGCAGGCAGGGGTGTATCAGATCAAAAACACTGAAAACCAAAAAGTCTGGATCAGCGCCACCCGCAACCTCAAGACGATGAACGGAAAGCTGTTTACTCTCAAAATGGGTTCGCATATAAACAAGCAGCTTCAACAGGAATGGAATGAGTACGGAGAAGAGGCATTCGTCTTTGAAGGGTTGGAGGTTTTGAAAAAGAAGGAAGACGGATTCTTTGATGAAAAAGATGCGCTGAAGAAACTGGAACAAAAATGGCTCGACCAGCTCCAGCCGTACGGAGAGCGCGGATACAACCAGGAAAAAAAGAAAGAGCAATAA
- a CDS encoding DUF6530 family protein, with protein MKIPTNLNHKPVVVSGNYERVDGRLARNTDAKALSLGVAEGNSRRKVDISAKVWRYTGEEWSKQSEELPLHRVLDMSILICRSLAHFRDAYRYEHYYDPQEPLIDRVALQGDAMNVAICTDNESLHEDIKLFSQGLSNDDEMIGERLRTLSKLLKDMGY; from the coding sequence ATGAAAATACCTACTAACTTGAACCATAAGCCTGTTGTCGTGTCCGGTAACTATGAGCGCGTTGATGGCCGATTAGCCAGGAATACAGATGCGAAAGCACTTTCTCTGGGAGTGGCAGAGGGCAACTCCAGAAGAAAGGTCGATATATCTGCCAAGGTATGGAGATACACGGGAGAAGAATGGTCAAAACAATCGGAGGAACTGCCTCTCCATCGTGTTCTTGATATGTCCATACTGATTTGTCGGTCTTTGGCTCATTTTCGCGACGCATACAGATATGAGCATTATTATGACCCGCAGGAGCCACTCATCGACCGGGTTGCCCTGCAAGGGGATGCAATGAACGTGGCGATATGTACGGACAATGAGAGTCTTCATGAAGACATTAAGCTGTTCAGCCAAGGGCTGAGTAACGACGATGAGATGATCGGCGAACGTCTGCGCACATTATCAAAGCTATTAAAGGATATGGGGTATTGA
- a CDS encoding MFS transporter gives MFSNVYVRTIILSRVLLHLGIWIRNYAVLLFVSELTNNNPVYISLISVAEFAPIFLFGLIGGTFADRWRPKRTMVWSDLLSALSVGAVLLALMNGGWMALLIGTFISASLSQFSQPSAMKLYKRHVPAEQLQGAMAMSQTLVAVFTVLGPVIGTFIFIQFGITASLILTAVLFLGSSLIVTTLPRDVEEPKSDDAGGFIKELKAGLRYIGSNQSLRTLCLTFFAVGLASGLTQPLQIFLVIENLGQDKQFLQWLVMTNGLAMLAGGAIIIGIAKKVRPQMLLMVGLLVSAACTMVVGVTTTIWLMIVLLVISGFFFPCIQSGIQTLLVRNTEGAFIGRVSGAITPVFMGMMVIGMFISGYLKETFSLVAVYVVSGVLIMIGAALLLPLLVEKKSKDAKKPAV, from the coding sequence ATGTTTTCCAATGTTTATGTTCGAACGATTATCCTCTCCCGCGTGCTGCTGCATTTGGGGATTTGGATCCGGAATTATGCCGTTCTTCTTTTCGTTAGCGAATTGACGAATAATAATCCGGTTTATATATCACTGATTTCGGTTGCGGAATTCGCCCCCATTTTTCTATTCGGCCTGATTGGCGGAACCTTTGCTGACCGATGGCGACCGAAACGGACAATGGTTTGGAGCGATCTGCTGTCTGCCCTGTCTGTCGGGGCTGTGCTGCTTGCACTCATGAATGGTGGATGGATGGCACTTCTCATCGGAACATTTATTTCCGCCAGCCTGTCTCAATTTTCTCAACCCTCGGCCATGAAGCTGTACAAGCGTCATGTGCCAGCTGAACAACTGCAGGGCGCAATGGCTATGTCCCAAACGCTTGTCGCTGTCTTTACGGTTTTAGGTCCGGTCATTGGCACGTTTATTTTCATCCAGTTTGGAATTACAGCCTCTCTGATTCTGACAGCGGTTCTGTTCCTAGGGTCTTCCCTTATAGTAACGACGCTTCCCCGTGACGTGGAGGAACCGAAGTCTGACGATGCTGGCGGCTTCATAAAGGAATTGAAGGCCGGACTGCGCTATATCGGGTCCAATCAATCCTTACGAACTCTCTGTCTGACTTTCTTCGCTGTCGGATTGGCGTCAGGTCTGACACAGCCGCTTCAGATCTTCCTTGTCATCGAGAATTTGGGACAGGACAAACAATTTTTGCAGTGGTTGGTTATGACCAACGGGTTAGCCATGTTGGCAGGAGGAGCAATCATAATCGGGATAGCCAAAAAGGTAAGGCCACAGATGCTGCTCATGGTAGGCTTGCTTGTCTCTGCCGCTTGCACGATGGTAGTAGGGGTTACCACAACGATTTGGTTGATGATTGTTCTATTAGTGATCAGCGGTTTCTTTTTCCCTTGTATTCAAAGCGGAATCCAAACGCTACTTGTACGGAACACAGAAGGGGCATTTATTGGCCGAGTATCTGGTGCGATCACGCCTGTTTTTATGGGGATGATGGTGATTGGCATGTTTATATCCGGCTATTTAAAAGAGACGTTTTCCCTAGTTGCGGTATATGTGGTGAGCGGGGTTTTGATTATGATCGGTGCGGCTTTGCTGCTGCCTCTTCTTGTTGAGAAAAAGAGCAAAGATGCGAAGAAACCAGCAGTATGA